The nucleotide sequence CCCGGACAACAATCCGGAGTTCCTCACGAAGCCTCGCAGTATCCACAGCGACAGGCGACAACACTTCCTGCTCCAGCTTCACAGCTTCCGCAAGGGCTGCGCTACCGGCCTCCGTCAGGGTGACCACGTGGCTTCTGCGGTCCGAGTCGCTGCGTTGGCGTGTAACGTGCCCGTGCAGCTCGAGCCTGGCAAGGGTGGTCCCCATGGTCTGGGCTTTGACCCTCGCAACTTCAGCCAAAGCCGCCTGGGTAATTGCACCCTTCGCTGCAAGTACTTGCATGGCAATGACCCCGGCGTGGGTAAGGCCGATGGACTTCAATTTTTCGTTCCACGAGATTTCCACCAGGCGTGCAGCTGTCGAAAGCAGTCGGGTAGTGGGCCATCTCTCCATATCTGGCATGCCGACAGTATATGCGCGCAAGAGCCGGGGACGCGGCTTCTGCGGTCTAAACTGGGAAATCGCGACCGAAAGCAAGGAGCATATTTTGGCTGAACGACTTATCCCCGGCGACGTTGCACCGGACTTCACCCTGCAGGACGCCTCGGGCGAAAACGTCAGTTTGTCCGACTTCCGTGGCCGAAAAACCATCGTCTACTTCTACCCGGCCGCCTCAACTCCCGGATGCACCAAAGAGGCTTGTGACTTCAGAGACACTCTGGGCTCCCTGCAAGCGGCCGGCTACGAAGTTGTTGGAGTCTCCCCCGATTCCGTGGACGCCATCGCCAAATTTGCGGCGGAAGAGCAACTCACCTTCCCGCTGCTGTCCGACCAGGAGCACACCGTCGCCGACGCCTACGGGGCATGGGGCGAAAAGAAAAACTACGGCAGGACCTACCAGGGGCTGATCCGCTCCACCATCGTGGTTGACCCCGATGGCAAGGTTTCCCTGGCCCAGTACAACGTCCGCGCCACGGGCCACGTAGCCAAGCTGCGCCGGGACCTCAAGCTGGACGGGTAACGGGTACACTGGAGGCCGTATATGGCATCGGGCGCCCCAAGGGGGCCTGAATGCCGGCCAGCGCGAGTGGTGAAATTGGCAGACACGCAGGATTTAGGTTCCTGTGCCTTCGGGCGTGGGGGTTCAAGTCCCCCCTTGCGCACAAGAGTCAAGAAGGACCGTGGCCATGGGCACACGGAGCACCCCCGGTTGCAGAGCCGGGGGTTTTTCCTCAAGCAGCGGGGACAGCTACCTGAATAAGCGCTGGGAAGTGCGTTCGGGACGTTCAACTAGACTGGAATGTGGTCTGGCCTAAGCCGGCCGTGGCATTTCAACCGGCTTGAGGGGACAAGAGTGGCAAGCAGCAAAATGCGGAGCCTGACCGTGCAGTTGCTCAAGGTGGGCTCTGTTTTTGCAGTACTGGGGCTGGCGGCATGTACAGGAACGCCTGGCCCCGCGCCGTCGTCGTCTACCGGAAGCTCAGCCCCGGCCGAGCCGGCGGCCACCTTCAACTTCGGCACGGCGTCGATGCCCTTGGGCCTTGACCCTGCCATGACGGCCGATTCCGAGTCCTACCGTGTAACGCGCCAGGTCCTTGAGGGACTGGTTGGTGTTGACGGATCAACCGGAGACACCACTCCCCTGCTGGCCACGGAGTGGAAAGACAGCAACAACGGTCTGACCTACGACTTCACCCTCCGCTCCAAAGTCACCTTCCACGACGGAACACCTTTCGACGCAACCGCAGTGTGTGCCAACTTCAACCGCTGGTTCAGCTTCCCTGCCGATCTCCGGAAGCAGGCACCGGGAATCTCATTCCAGGGCGTTTTCAAGGCCTATTCGGACGAGCCCGTCTTCTCCATCTTCAAGGACTGCAAGGTGGTCTCACCCACCGACGTCCAAATCAACCTGACCAGGCCCTTCACCGGGTTCCTGCAGGCACTGACGCTTCCGGCCTTCGCCATTTCTTCCCCCGCCGCACTGGAAGCGCAGCGCGCCAACGTTCTTGACCAGACCCGGAACGGCCAGGCAGTTTCTGCCTACGCGAGCCACCCCGTGGGGACCGGTCCCTACCAATTTGGAACCTGGGACGAGAACAAGATCACCCTCCAAAGCTACAAAGGCTATTGGGGCAACAGGGGCCAGATAGCCACCATCAATTTCATCCCTTACGACCGCGCCGAGACACGGCAACAGGCTCTTCTGGATGGCAAAATCGACGCCTACGACCTCGTGACGCCGGCAACCTTCGACCAACTCGTCAAGAAGGGTGTCCAGATCATCCAACGGGACCCGTTCTCCGTGATGTACCTGGGCATCAACCAGGCAGTGGCACCCCTGGACAAGCTGGAGGTCCGCCAAGCCATTGAAATGGCCGTGGACAAAGAATCCCTGATCCGCAAGTTCTTCATCGACAACACTGCCCAGGCGTCCCAGTTCGTGCCGCCAAAGCTCAGCGGCTTCAACAACAACGCCCCGTCGCTGGGATACAACCCTGAGAAGGCCAAACAGCTTCTCGAGAAGGCCGGCTACAAGGGTGAGGAACTGAAGTTCTACTATCCGTTGAATGCCACGCGGGCCTACATGCCCACTCCCGAGAAGATCTACGCCGAAATCAGCCGCCAGCTGGTTGCCGTTGGCCTCAACATTAAACCGGTTCCCATTGACTGGGAAAACGGCTACCTCCAAAAGGTCCAGTCCGCCGGGGACCGTGGGCTGCACCTGCTCGGATGGAACGGCTCGTACGCCGATGCCGACAACTTCCTGGGGCCCCTCTTCGGCGAAAGCCGGGCGGAGTTCGGCTACACGGACTCGGAGGTCTTCCACAAGATCGAAAGGGCACGCGCCATGCCTGAGGGCGATGACCGCAATGCCCAGTACCAGGCCATCAATGCCGAGATTGCCGCGTCCGTGCCGGCAGTCCCGATCGCCTTCCCCATCTCGGCCCTGGCGTTGTCCAACAAGGTGGAAAGCTACCCCGCTTCACCGGTCCTCAACGAAGTTTTCACGAACGTCCGCTTAAAGCCTTGACGATTCCCCACAATTTCAGTATTGGGTCTGCACGGGGATATTCTGTGACAGCCAGTGCCGCCGCTAACGGAGATTGATCGTGACCTTCATTTCCAAGACTCAACATGCCGACGTCGTCCTTATTGGCGGCGGAATCATGAGTGCCACCCTCGGTGCGTTCATCAAGCAACTTGAACCCACCTGGACCATCTCCCTGTTCGAACGACTCGACGAAGCGGGGCTCGAGAGCTCTGGACCGTGGAACAACGCCGGCACCGGACACGCTGCCCTGTGTGAGCTTAACTACTCACCGGCAGCCAAGGACGGTTCCGTGGATCCTTCCAAGGCCCTCCACATCAACGAGCAGTTCCAGCTCTCACGCCAGTTCTGGTCCCACTTGGTGGACAGCAAGGTGATCGGATCGCCCAAGGGCTTCATCAACACCGTTCCGCACATGAGCTTCGTCATTGGCGAGGACCACGCGAAATTCCTCAAGACCCGCTACGAGGCCCTCAAGCCCAACACGCTGTTCCGCAGCATGGAGTACACCGAGGACCAGGACCAAATCGCCAAGTGGGCACCCCTGATCGTCAAGGGCCGTGACCGCAAGCAGCGTGTCGCCGCCACCCGCGCAGCGGAAGGCACCGACGTCGATTTCGGCGCCCTCACCCGCGAGCTGACCGGTTACCTGCAGGGCAGCGGCGCCGAGGTCAACTACGGCCACGACGTCACCAACATCAACCGCGCAGCAGGCGGCGGCTGGGATCTGTCCATCAAGCATGCCAAGTCCGGCGAGCACGGCCGTATCCACGCCAACTTTGTCTTCGTTGGCGCCGGCGGCGGTGCGCTCCACCTGCTGCAGGCCTCCGGCATCCCGGAAAGCAAGGGCTACGGCGGATTCCCCGTATCGGGACAGTTCTTCCGCTGCACCGATGATGCCATCACCTCCCAGCACAGTGCCAAGGTCTACGGCCAGGCCTCGGTCGGCGCTCCCCCGATGTCCGTACCCCACCTGGACACCCGCTTTGTGGACGGAAAGCGTTCCCTCCTGTTCGGTCCTTACGCCGGCTTCTCCACCAACTTCCTGAAGACTTCCAGCTACCTTGACCTTCCCCTGTCCATCCGCCCGGGGAACATCATCCCCATGCTGGCAGTGGCCAAGGACAACATGGATCTCACGGCCTACCTCATCAAGGAGGTTGCCAAGCGGCACGAAGCCAAGGTGGAATCGCTGCGCGAGTACTACCCCGAGGCCGTCGGCAGCAACTGGGAACTGATCACTGCCGGCCAGCGTGTACAGATCATCAAGAAGCATCCCCAGAAGGGTGGTGTCCTGCAGTTCGGCACCGAGGTCATCGCCTCCCGCGACGGCTCCATCGGCGCCCTCCTCGGTGCATCGCCTGGAGCGTCCACGGCTGTGCCGATCATGATCGAACTCCTGCAGAAGTCCTTCCCCAAGAACTTCAAGGGATGGCAGTCCAAGCTCAAGGACATGATGCCGGGCTACGGCGTCAAGCTCAATGAGAACCCGGACCTTGCCGCCGAACTGGAGGCCAGCACAGCCAGGTCCCTGCAATTGGAAGTGGCCAACGCCGTCCAGGGCTAGGCCACACCCCGGGGCTGCGGCCGGTTCCCGTCAGACGAATCGTTTCGTAGACCACAGGAGTCGATGCAATGTTCCGCCTGGCCAAGCTTTCCCTGGGCAACCGGGCCCTGATCGCGCTGATCACCGTCTTTGCGGCGGTGTTCGGCGTGATCACCATGGGGTCGCTGAAGCAGGAACTCATCCCGTCCATCGAGTTCCCGCAGATCACAGTTGTCACCTCCATGCCAGGCGCTTCGCCGGAGGTGGTGGACAAGCAGCTGAGCCAGCCCCTTGAAACTGCGCTGAACAGCGTCGAAGGACTTGAATCAACCTCGTCCACCTCACGCAACGGCGTCTCGCAGATCACCATGGTGTTCACCTATGGCTCTAATCTCGATCGCGCACGCAACCAGATCGACCGGGCCATTTCCAACGCCAAGCGAGTGCTGCCCGCCAACGTGGAGCCCCAGTCCATCGCGGGCAACATCAGCGACTTCCCGATCGTCTACCTGGCCGTTTCGTCCGACAAACCGTTGAGTGAACTCAACGCGGACCTGCTCAGGCTCAGCGTGCCCCGCCTCCAGAAGATCGACGGCGTCCGGGGGGCCGACGTGACTGGCGGCGCCAGCCAGCACATCCTGATCCAGCCCCGCCAGGCCGATCTCGCCTCAACGGGAGCCTCGGTCCAAGCCATCAGCAGCGCGCTGAAGAACAACGGGACCCTGGTTCCCGTCGGCACCATCGAGGACCAGGGCAAAACGCTCTCCCTCCAACTCGGCAGTCCTGTGGACTCCCTGGACGTCATCAAGGGACTTCCGCTGGCAGGAACCAGCAAAGCCACCACCATCGGTGCCGTAGCAGACGTCAGCATCGAAGACGACGCCGCCACATCAATTACGCGAACCAACGGCAAGCCGACGTTGGCCCTGTCCGTCACGAAGAAGCCCGAGGGCGATACTGTGGCGATCTCCCATGCTGTCCGTGACGCCATCGGGACGATGGAAGAGGAACTGGGGAACAACGCCACCTTCACTCCTGTTTTTGACCAGGCCCCGTTCATTGAGAAATCCATCAAGGACCTCACCACTGAAGGGCTCCTGGGCCTTGGCTTTGCCGTGGCGGTCATCCTGGTGTTCCTGATGTCCGTCCGCTCGACCTTGGTCACGGCAGTGTCCATTCCGCTGTCCCTGCTGATAACTTTCATTGGCATCTCTGCCACCGGGTACTCACTGAACATCCTCACGCTGGGCGCCCTCACCATTGCCATCGGGCGTGTGGTGGATGACTCAATCGTGGTGATCGAGAACATCAAACGGCACTTGAGCTACGGCGAACACAAGCTCACGGCCATCCTGACATCGATCCGCGAGGTGGCGGGGGCCATTACGGCGTCGACGCTGACGACGGTTGCAGTGTTCCTTCCGATTGCGTTCGTGGGCGATCTCGCCGGTGAGTTATTCCGCCCCTTCGCGCTGACCGTGACCATAGCTTTGTTGTCCTCGCTCCTGGTTTCCCTGACCATCGTCCCCGTACTGGCTTACTGGTTCCTGTCGTCGCCCAGGAAGGGCGCCGAGGCCGCTAACTCCGATACGGAAGGCTCCGGTAAGGAAACGGCGGAGAAAGCACGTGAAGCCGAGCAGCGGAGCCGGCTCCAGCGCGGTTACCTTCCGATCCTGACAAAGACCCAGAAGCACCCTGTCATCACCTTGTCCGCCGCAGCCCTGATCCTGGTGGCGACCATCGCCGTGTCACCGTTGCTGGCCACGGACCTGCTGGGCCGCTCCGGGGAGAACAGCATGACGGTCCGGCAGGTCCTGCCGGCCGGCACCAGCCTGCAGGCAACCAGTGAAGAGGCCACGAAGGTTGAGGATGCCCTCAAGGGCATCGAGGGCATCAAGGATGTGCAGGTAACCTCCGGCAACGCCCAGACCGGCTTCGCTGCCCTGACATCGACGGGTTCATCGAACTCGACGTTCACGATCGTCACCGACGAGAAAGTCAACCAGGGCAAGCTCCAGGAGGAAGTCCGGAACAAGCTGGCCGGGGCGGCAGGCAAGATCACCGTTGGCTCCCAGCAAGGCGGCTTCGGGACGTCCTCCACAGTGGATATCACCATCAAGGCTGCCAACTCCGCTGACCTGAAGACGGCCAGTGATGCCATGGTCAAGGCCATGGAGGGTGTTCCCGGCAGCACGGAAGTCTCAACCAACCTGGCATCCACACAGTCCGTGGTCCAGGTCCGGGTTGACCGTGCCAAGGCCGTGGCTGCGGGTTTGACCGAGGAACAAGTGGGTGCGTTCCTGGCCTCCACGGTCAGCCCCATCCCTGCCGGCACAGTCCGGATCGACACGGATGACTACCCGGTCCAGATCGGCCAAGGGACCCGGTTCACCAGCCTTGCCGCCGTTCGGGCGCTCCAGCTCCCCACGGCCCGCGGAGGCGTCGCGCTCGAGACCATCGCCGCCGTCGAACAAGTGGACACGCCGGTATCCATCACCAGCAGCAACGGCCAGCGGACCGCGCGGGTGACCGTCACGCCGTCGGGATCCAACCTCGGCAGCGTCAGCACCGCCGTGCAGGAGCGGCTCGCCAAGGTAGAGCTGCCCGCCGGAGTCACCGCCACCATCGGCGGCGCCACCACCCAGCAGGCGGAGTCTTTCCGCCAACTGGGCCTGGCGCTTCTGGCGGCGATTGCCATTGTCTACGTGATCATGGTGGCGGCATTCAAGTCACTCATCCAGCCCCTGATCCTGCTGGTCTCCGTGCCGTTCGCGGCCACAGGCGCCATCGGCCTCCTGTTGCTGACAGGTGTGCCGTTGGGCCTGCCGTCTCTGATCGGCATGCTGATGTTGGTGGGCATCGTGGTGACCAACGCGATTGTCCTGATCGACCTCATCAATCAATACCGGAAACCGCATGACGGCCGCCCCGGCATGAACGTCGCTGACGCCATCACCCATGGCGCCCGGCAACGTCTCCGCCCCATCCTGATGACGGCGCTGGCAACTGTTTTCGCTTTGACTCCGATGGCGCTGGGCCTGACAGGCGGTGGGGGCTTTATCTCGCAACCTTTGGCCATCGTCGTCATTGGCGGTCTTGTCTCTTCAACGGCCCTGACCCTGGTGCT is from Paenarthrobacter nicotinovorans and encodes:
- a CDS encoding MarR family winged helix-turn-helix transcriptional regulator; this encodes MPDMERWPTTRLLSTAARLVEISWNEKLKSIGLTHAGVIAMQVLAAKGAITQAALAEVARVKAQTMGTTLARLELHGHVTRQRSDSDRRSHVVTLTEAGSAALAEAVKLEQEVLSPVAVDTARLREELRIVVRGLAGLPAPEQESQEVESDVPQA
- the bcp gene encoding thioredoxin-dependent thiol peroxidase, whose amino-acid sequence is MAERLIPGDVAPDFTLQDASGENVSLSDFRGRKTIVYFYPAASTPGCTKEACDFRDTLGSLQAAGYEVVGVSPDSVDAIAKFAAEEQLTFPLLSDQEHTVADAYGAWGEKKNYGRTYQGLIRSTIVVDPDGKVSLAQYNVRATGHVAKLRRDLKLDG
- a CDS encoding ABC transporter substrate-binding protein, whose product is MASSKMRSLTVQLLKVGSVFAVLGLAACTGTPGPAPSSSTGSSAPAEPAATFNFGTASMPLGLDPAMTADSESYRVTRQVLEGLVGVDGSTGDTTPLLATEWKDSNNGLTYDFTLRSKVTFHDGTPFDATAVCANFNRWFSFPADLRKQAPGISFQGVFKAYSDEPVFSIFKDCKVVSPTDVQINLTRPFTGFLQALTLPAFAISSPAALEAQRANVLDQTRNGQAVSAYASHPVGTGPYQFGTWDENKITLQSYKGYWGNRGQIATINFIPYDRAETRQQALLDGKIDAYDLVTPATFDQLVKKGVQIIQRDPFSVMYLGINQAVAPLDKLEVRQAIEMAVDKESLIRKFFIDNTAQASQFVPPKLSGFNNNAPSLGYNPEKAKQLLEKAGYKGEELKFYYPLNATRAYMPTPEKIYAEISRQLVAVGLNIKPVPIDWENGYLQKVQSAGDRGLHLLGWNGSYADADNFLGPLFGESRAEFGYTDSEVFHKIERARAMPEGDDRNAQYQAINAEIAASVPAVPIAFPISALALSNKVESYPASPVLNEVFTNVRLKP
- a CDS encoding malate:quinone oxidoreductase; this encodes MTFISKTQHADVVLIGGGIMSATLGAFIKQLEPTWTISLFERLDEAGLESSGPWNNAGTGHAALCELNYSPAAKDGSVDPSKALHINEQFQLSRQFWSHLVDSKVIGSPKGFINTVPHMSFVIGEDHAKFLKTRYEALKPNTLFRSMEYTEDQDQIAKWAPLIVKGRDRKQRVAATRAAEGTDVDFGALTRELTGYLQGSGAEVNYGHDVTNINRAAGGGWDLSIKHAKSGEHGRIHANFVFVGAGGGALHLLQASGIPESKGYGGFPVSGQFFRCTDDAITSQHSAKVYGQASVGAPPMSVPHLDTRFVDGKRSLLFGPYAGFSTNFLKTSSYLDLPLSIRPGNIIPMLAVAKDNMDLTAYLIKEVAKRHEAKVESLREYYPEAVGSNWELITAGQRVQIIKKHPQKGGVLQFGTEVIASRDGSIGALLGASPGASTAVPIMIELLQKSFPKNFKGWQSKLKDMMPGYGVKLNENPDLAAELEASTARSLQLEVANAVQG
- a CDS encoding efflux RND transporter permease subunit; translation: MFRLAKLSLGNRALIALITVFAAVFGVITMGSLKQELIPSIEFPQITVVTSMPGASPEVVDKQLSQPLETALNSVEGLESTSSTSRNGVSQITMVFTYGSNLDRARNQIDRAISNAKRVLPANVEPQSIAGNISDFPIVYLAVSSDKPLSELNADLLRLSVPRLQKIDGVRGADVTGGASQHILIQPRQADLASTGASVQAISSALKNNGTLVPVGTIEDQGKTLSLQLGSPVDSLDVIKGLPLAGTSKATTIGAVADVSIEDDAATSITRTNGKPTLALSVTKKPEGDTVAISHAVRDAIGTMEEELGNNATFTPVFDQAPFIEKSIKDLTTEGLLGLGFAVAVILVFLMSVRSTLVTAVSIPLSLLITFIGISATGYSLNILTLGALTIAIGRVVDDSIVVIENIKRHLSYGEHKLTAILTSIREVAGAITASTLTTVAVFLPIAFVGDLAGELFRPFALTVTIALLSSLLVSLTIVPVLAYWFLSSPRKGAEAANSDTEGSGKETAEKAREAEQRSRLQRGYLPILTKTQKHPVITLSAAALILVATIAVSPLLATDLLGRSGENSMTVRQVLPAGTSLQATSEEATKVEDALKGIEGIKDVQVTSGNAQTGFAALTSTGSSNSTFTIVTDEKVNQGKLQEEVRNKLAGAAGKITVGSQQGGFGTSSTVDITIKAANSADLKTASDAMVKAMEGVPGSTEVSTNLASTQSVVQVRVDRAKAVAAGLTEEQVGAFLASTVSPIPAGTVRIDTDDYPVQIGQGTRFTSLAAVRALQLPTARGGVALETIAAVEQVDTPVSITSSNGQRTARVTVTPSGSNLGSVSTAVQERLAKVELPAGVTATIGGATTQQAESFRQLGLALLAAIAIVYVIMVAAFKSLIQPLILLVSVPFAATGAIGLLLLTGVPLGLPSLIGMLMLVGIVVTNAIVLIDLINQYRKPHDGRPGMNVADAITHGARQRLRPILMTALATVFALTPMALGLTGGGGFISQPLAIVVIGGLVSSTALTLVLVPVLYKLVEGRREKKQLLRDLQEKPTPAPGSNSQGSNGQGGSGADEFQDWTTGMIPRVKGRRAAHNPGE